Within Anopheles nili chromosome 3, idAnoNiliSN_F5_01, whole genome shotgun sequence, the genomic segment TATCTTTCGTTCGAGGTTGTTTGCACTTGCCACACCCTGGTTCAGGACCGGTTACTAGCTTTATTGACGTGGATTGAACGGTTATTGGGGGGGGGCAACCTATGGTACGCCAACAAAGGAACGTCGAGCGGAAGGCCTAAAAGGTCGGCTCCTCAATCTTGCCCGCAAACAGCATAGTGCCGAGGGTTTCGTCTTcgatgaagaaaatgaacggCCGGTTGGCGGTAAAGATCTGCAccccatttccaccgaacTTATTGATCAGTTGAATCTCTGGAAAACGTCATACGATGCGAGTCATATtagtgtgctggaaaatgcggaaaactTTGCAAGTTCGTGTGCTTACCGGTTGCTGCGTACGCCTCACTACCGAGCTCGTTGATGGTGATGCCAGCCTTCTGGAAAATCCTAGAAACGCGCACTTCATTGCGGGCTCCACGGCCACGTGACAGCAGCGGTAGGGACGCATTTTGCGAGAAAATTTCACGGATGCCAATCTGCAAGACAAAATACCATGATACACCTGACACAACCCACACACAATCCGTCCGACGACGCCTACCTGCTGGAGGGGTTCGCTCAACTGCTCGCTAAAGTCGATCTTGAACTTCGGGATGGTCACGTTGACCTCGTTCTCCTCCATATACCACAGTGCCAAGTGGAGCGACTCGCTGTTGATACGATCGAGCACCTGCTTGATCGAGCTGTCTGGGTTCGGCAGGATGAAGTACATGGCCAGCTTGTCTCCGCGGTACGGAAGTCGTAGGATCTGTGCACCAAGTTCAGCCGAGTTGTCGTAGTAGAAGTGACCGTTCTGTTCCATGTACTGAGCCGAGGTTGGTTTACCGCGCGAGCCATAGAACGGCTTCACGTTGTTCGCCACCTCCGGGAACGGGAACGTCCACAACCCCTTGAAGTAGATGACGTTGATAAGCGTAATGACGGCACCTTCGAGGTTGTCCGGTGTGACGATTTCCCGCAGCCGACCGAACGTGTGCTGCGACACCCAGTTATTGATGGTGGCGGCCGCTTGCGAAGGATTCGAGTATGACACCTGATCGACCATTGCATGGTAGTGCGTGCTGGCAATTTGCTGGTACTTATTGAAGACCTCGATGAAATCGTCAACGAAGAAGTTGGTTGCAATGTTCAGATCAAAGTCCTTGTGATCTTGCTGGGCCGATTCTAGCAGCTGCTTGTAGTAGCTGCGTGTCTGCTCGATGTTATCATTCTGAATGACAGTGCTAAGCTCGCGCTTGGTGTTGGACACCGAGCTGCCGAGGCTCGTATCCGAAGCCTCGTAGATGAGCGTTAGCAGGATCTTCACCGAGAACGGTGACAGGACGACGTTTGagttttggtttttgaaaatttcctACAATTAGAATGAGCCAAAAATTATGAGTTGGAATTTGATTGTGATGAAAACTAACGTGAAGTCGCACCTTCAGAAAATTCAAATCGAACTCATTCTGCCGCTTGCCTTGGTAGGGACCGTGGGTGTCGAGCTGGGCGGACGCGTCAATTACTAAAAGTGCTACAACTTAAAagggaaagataaaaaaaaacgtgaaatTAAGATGATATGTTAGTAATTTCACTtgtcataaattaatttagcTTGAGTTCCCCAGTGAGT encodes:
- the LOC128723200 gene encoding serine protease inhibitor 2, which produces MNKLSIVILCFVALLVIDASAQLDTHGPYQGKRQNEFDLNFLKEIFKNQNSNVVLSPFSVKILLTLIYEASDTSLGSSVSNTKRELSTVIQNDNIEQTRSYYKQLLESAQQDHKDFDLNIATNFFVDDFIEVFNKYQQIASTHYHAMVDQVSYSNPSQAAATINNWVSQHTFGRLREIVTPDNLEGAVITLINVIYFKGLWTFPFPEVANNVKPFYGSRGKPTSAQYMEQNGHFYYDNSAELGAQILRLPYRGDKLAMYFILPNPDSSIKQVLDRINSESLHLALWYMEENEVNVTIPKFKIDFSEQLSEPLQQIGIREIFSQNASLPLLSRGRGARNEVRVSRIFQKAGITINELGSEAYAATEIQLINKFGGNGVQIFTANRPFIFFIEDETLGTMLFAGKIEEPTF